The following coding sequences are from one Schizosaccharomyces osmophilus chromosome 1, complete sequence window:
- the dis2 gene encoding serine/threonine protein phosphatase PP1 catalytic subunit Dis2, translated as MSNQDVDLDSIIDRLLEVRVNRPGKQVQLAENEIRFLCNKAREIFISQPILLELEAPLKICGDIHGQYYDLLRLFEYGGFPPEANYLFLGDYVDRGKQSLEVICLLLAYKIKYPENFFILRGNHECASINRIYGFYDECKRRYNIKLWKTFTDCFNCLPIAAIIDEKIFTMHGGLSPDLNSMDQIQRIMRPTDVPDTGLLCDLLWSDPDNDLTGWGDNDRGVSFTFGPDVVSRFLHKHDMDLVCRAHQVVEDGYQFFSKRQLVTLFSAPNYCGEFDNAGAMMSVDESLLCSFQILKPAEKKQRYSGYQGMGQNWHINTPRKGKAGNSK; from the exons ATGTCAAACCAAGATGTGGATTTAGACTCCATTATAGATCGCTTGTTGGAGG TTCGAGTCAACCGTCCAGGAAAACAAGTTCAGTTGGCTGAGAATGAAATCCGCTTTTTGTGTAACAAAGCCCGTGAAATATTTATAAGCCAACCCATACTACTAGAGTTGGAAGCTCCCCTCAAGATTTGTGGTGATATTCATGGTCAATATTACGACCTTTTACGACTGTTTGAGTATGGTGGCTTCCCACCAGAGGCAAACTACTTGTTTTTGGGTGACTATGTAGACCGCGGTAAGCAAAGTTTGGAGGTCATTTGCTTGTTGCTTGCCTACAAAATTAAGTATCCGgaaaatttctttatccTCCGTGGTAATCATGAATGTGCTAGTATCAACCGTATCTATGGCTTTTACGACGAATGCAAGCGCCGTTACAACATCaaactttggaaaacatttACTGATTGTTTTAACTGCCTTCCAATCGCTGCCATTATTGacgaaaaaatatttactaTGCATGGTGGACTTTCTCCGGATTTGAACTCCATGGACCAAATCCAGCGCATCATGCGCCCCACAGACGTTCCCGACACTGGTCTACTTTGCGACCTTTTGTGGTCCGATCCTGACAATGACCTGACTGGTTGGGGTGACAACGATCGCGGTGTTTCGTTTACATTTGGTCCTGATGTTGTGTCTCGATTTTTGCATAAACACGACATGGATCTTGTTTGTCGAGCACACCAGGTTGTTGAGGACGGCTACCAGTTTTTCTCGAAACGCCAATTGGTCACTTTGTTCAGTGCTCCCAATTATTGTGGTGAATTCGATAATGCTGGTGCTATGATGAGTGTAGATGAAAGTCTTCTTTGCAGTTTCCAG ATATTAAAACCAGcagagaaaaaacaacgTTACAGCGGTTACCAAGGAATGGGTCAGAACTGGCACATAAATACACCTCGGAAAGGTAAGGCAGGAAACTCAAAATAA
- the rpl29 gene encoding 60S ribosomal protein L29, producing MAKSKNHTNHNQNKKAHRNGIKRPQKHRYDSLKYRDAKFRRNQKFANRGTVQANKEAQTAASAGNA from the exons ATGGCCAAGTCTAAAAACCACACTAAT CACaaccaaaacaagaagGCTCACCGTAACGGTATCAAGCGCCCTCAAAAGCACCGTTATGACTCTTTGAAGTACCGTGACGCCAAGTTCCGTCGTAACCAAAAGTTTGCCAACCGTGGTACCGTCCAGGCCAACAAGGAAGCCCAGACTGCCGCTTCTGCTGGAAATGCCTAA
- the pob3 gene encoding histone H2A-H2B chaperone, FACT complex subunit Pob3: MAAKTVQYDNIYLNLSSQPGKLRIAPSGLGWKSSALNEPFTLPLSEIRRFCWSHFARGYELKIILKNRSPVSLDGFAQEDFDGLANFIKQNYDMGIEQKEFSIKGWNWGDSEFLGSELVFNVNSRPAFEIPISSVNNSNLSGKNEVALEFSNVKDSPVPSAQADELVEMRLYIPGTTSKEDAAEGEDTEQNAANLFYESIKERADIGQAAGDAIVSLSEILLLTPRGRYDIDMYETSMRLRGKTYDYKVEYSSINRLFLLPKPDEQHVAFVIGLDPPLRQGQTRYPFLVTQFIRDEDMEVDLNMEEGLLREKYADKLKTSYDQAAYEVVSQIFQGLTNRKVITPSNYMSHHGHAAVKCSFKANEGQLYILDKYLLFIPKPTILITVADLARVTLSRVGMSVSASRTFDLTFSLRSGTSYQFSNINREEQNAIVRYLESKHVKIHNDLADEAQQSLLNAALADDDEEEGDGAMGEIMSEDEDFRAGSESDVAEEYDEEVGSSSGNDDDEVGSGEE; this comes from the exons ATGGCAGCTAAAACTGTTCAATACgataatatttatttaaatctAAGTTCACAGCCAGGAAAACTTCGAATCGCTCCAAGCGGATTAGGCTGGAAGTCAAGTGCTCTTAATGAACCATTCACTTTACCTTTAAGTGAAATTCGGAGATTTTGCTGGAGTCATTTTGCTAGAGGCtatgaattgaaaattattttaaagaatCGATCACCTGTCAGTTTGGATGGGTTTGCTCAAGAG GACTTTGATGGCTTGGctaattttataaaacaaaattatgACATGGGGATTGaacagaaagaattttctATTAAAGGATGGAATTGGGGAGATTCCGAATTTCTTGGATCAGAGCTCGTCTTCAATGTGAACTCTCGTCCGGCGTTTGAAATTCCCATAAGCTCGGTCAACAATAGTAACCTTTCAGGAAAAAATGAGGTAGCATTAGAATTTTCGAATGTAAAGGATTCCCCTGTACCTTCTGCTCAAGCGGACGAACTGGTGGAAATGCGTCTCTACATTCCCGGAACTACATCCAAGGAAGATGCTGCCGAAGGCGAAGATACTGAGCAGAATGCTGCCAATCTCTTTTACGAATCGATTAAGGAGCGTGCAGACATTGGACAAGCCGCGGGTGATGccattgtttctttatctgagattcttttattgaCTCCTCGTGGTCGCTATGATATTGATATGTACGAAACCTCCATGCGTCTTCGTGGTAAGACTTATGATTATAAAGTGGAATACAGTTCTATTAATCGTCTCTTCTTACTTCCAAAACCCGACGAACAACATGTTGCTTTTGTAATTGGCTTAGATCCTCCATTACGCCAAGGTCAAACCCGCTATCCATTCCTTGTAACCCAGTTCATTCGAGATGAAGACATGGAAGTTGATCTCAACATGGAAGAGGGTTTACTACGCGAAAAATATGCAGATAAGTTGAAAACAAGCTATGATCAGGCAGCATATGAGGTCGTAAGTCAAATTTTCCAAGGCTTGACGAATAGAAAGGTAATCACGCCCTCAAATTATATGAGCCACCATGGCCATGCTGCTGTGAAGTGTTCTTTTAAAGCCAACGAGGGTCAATTATACATTCTTGATAAGTATTTACTCTTTATTCCCAAGCCTACTATCCTTATTACCGTTGCTGATTTGGCGCGTGTCACTTTGTCTCGTGTAGGCATGTCGGTTTCAGCTTCCCGTACTTTTGATttaacattttctttgcgTTCCGGAACTTCCTATCAATTTTCCAATATTAACagagaagaacaaaatgCCATCGTACGCTACTTAGAGTCTAAACATGTTAAAATTCACAATGACTTGGCTGACGAGGCTCAACAATCTCTTCTTAATGCTGCACTTGCAGACGatgatgaggaagaaggtGATGGAGCAATGGGTGAAATTATGtctgaagatgaagatttcCGTGCTGGAAGTGAAAGTGATGTCGCTGAAGAATACGATGAAGAAGTTGGCTCATCCTCGGGcaatgatgatgatgaagttGGTTCTGGCGAGGAATAA